In Corallococcus silvisoli, one DNA window encodes the following:
- a CDS encoding GspE/PulE/PilB domain-containing protein, whose amino-acid sequence MTRKLGEQLVLDGVLTPELLSRALSRQQATGLKLGECLVRLGVDETPVLRLLAQELKTRFVSTEKLAQAKVEPALLERVPVRLAEGFDFMPLRLAQDVLYVAISEPQRQRALEEIAKTVGVAQVLPFVAVRRSIRAAIRKHYYADTQAFEHPPEDLACPHCGASCKPGDFQCARCELLLVRNLDDLPPRDNVSLVRALLTKPEQTGARGVPRPPQQEATRVVSFQAQAKTKGPPVRPVIVAGLDLVNRPLSPFEAYVLSFVDGRTALSDMAMITQVTEVELRALFESLSERGVTKLVGTLASAAAPPMEEAPSLGKEPRSSPSAPAAKAVAAAPAGRAAAARPQAPAPGAAPAARPAPAAAPSAPRTEDTHEEVLQRVVRLEQAGRMAEALDLLERSIALLPKPAPLYNRMGVILLNHQRDYERASAFFQKASDLEPENSVYTMNLYSVLALTAEATNAGQKKPRR is encoded by the coding sequence ATGACGCGCAAGCTCGGGGAGCAGTTGGTCCTGGATGGAGTGCTGACACCGGAGCTGTTGTCCCGGGCACTCTCGCGTCAGCAGGCGACGGGCCTGAAGCTGGGCGAGTGCCTGGTGCGGCTGGGCGTGGATGAGACGCCGGTGTTGCGGCTGCTGGCGCAGGAGCTGAAGACGCGCTTCGTGTCCACGGAGAAGCTGGCGCAGGCGAAGGTGGAGCCGGCGCTGCTGGAGCGGGTGCCGGTGCGGCTGGCGGAGGGCTTCGACTTCATGCCCCTGCGGCTGGCGCAGGACGTGCTGTACGTGGCCATCTCCGAACCGCAGCGGCAGCGGGCGCTGGAGGAGATCGCGAAGACGGTGGGCGTGGCCCAGGTGCTGCCGTTCGTGGCGGTGCGCCGGTCCATCCGCGCGGCCATCCGCAAGCACTACTACGCGGACACGCAGGCCTTCGAGCACCCGCCGGAGGACCTGGCGTGTCCGCACTGTGGCGCGTCGTGCAAGCCGGGGGACTTCCAGTGCGCGCGCTGTGAGCTGCTGCTCGTGCGCAACCTGGACGACCTGCCGCCCCGGGACAACGTGTCGCTGGTGCGCGCGCTGCTCACGAAGCCGGAGCAGACGGGAGCGCGCGGCGTGCCCCGCCCGCCCCAGCAGGAGGCGACGCGCGTCGTGTCCTTCCAGGCCCAGGCGAAGACGAAGGGGCCTCCGGTGCGGCCCGTCATCGTCGCGGGGCTGGACCTGGTGAACCGGCCGCTCAGTCCCTTCGAGGCCTACGTGCTGTCGTTCGTGGACGGCCGCACGGCGCTGTCGGACATGGCGATGATCACCCAGGTCACGGAGGTGGAGCTGCGCGCGCTGTTCGAGTCGCTGTCGGAGCGCGGCGTGACGAAGCTGGTGGGCACGCTGGCGTCCGCGGCGGCGCCACCCATGGAGGAGGCGCCCTCGCTCGGGAAGGAGCCGAGGTCCTCACCGTCGGCTCCGGCGGCGAAGGCCGTGGCGGCGGCACCGGCGGGGCGCGCGGCGGCGGCGCGGCCCCAGGCACCTGCGCCGGGAGCGGCGCCGGCGGCGCGGCCAGCTCCAGCGGCGGCCCCTTCCGCGCCTCGGACGGAGGACACCCACGAGGAGGTGCTCCAGCGCGTCGTGCGGCTGGAGCAGGCGGGGAGGATGGCGGAGGCGCTGGACCTGCTGGAGCGCAGCATCGCGCTGCTGCCCAAGCCCGCGCCGCTCTACAACCGCATGGGGGTCATCCTTCTGAACCACCAGCGCGACTACGAGCGCGCCAGCGCCTTCTTCCAGAAGGCCTCGGACCTGGAGCCGGAGAACAGCGTCTACACGATGAACCTGTACTCCGTGCTGGCCCTCACCGCCGAAGCCACGAACGCCGGGCAGAAGAAGCCCCGGCGCTGA
- a CDS encoding class I SAM-dependent methyltransferase, whose translation MPSSTESYLLDFHARLAGVTSRWFATAPVLREGETFPSTYGLLEAVVPRDAGPLTVLDVACGDGYLLELLAKRGQPGLSLLGIDMSEDELAAARRRLQGAATLHQGRAQSLPFGDASVDVVLSHLALMLMDDVETVLAEIRRVLKPGGTLSIVVSGELVRGESVELFAGLLKPLLSAEASPPVPLGDPRVRSITGLRALLGEGFVDVEAHSLAVQGDGMPHAVWESLLTTYDADRLSAAAQDSLQAAFLQAVEPLRRADGSVPCRWGMRQVTATASR comes from the coding sequence ATGCCCTCTTCCACTGAGTCCTATCTGCTCGACTTCCACGCGCGCCTCGCCGGGGTGACTTCGCGCTGGTTCGCGACCGCGCCCGTGCTGCGGGAGGGCGAGACGTTTCCCTCCACCTATGGGCTGCTGGAGGCGGTGGTGCCCCGCGACGCCGGGCCGCTGACGGTGCTCGACGTCGCGTGTGGCGATGGCTACCTGCTGGAGCTCCTGGCGAAGCGCGGGCAGCCGGGGCTGTCCCTGCTCGGAATCGACATGAGCGAGGACGAGCTCGCCGCGGCCCGGCGCCGCTTGCAGGGCGCGGCGACGTTGCATCAGGGGCGGGCCCAGTCGCTCCCGTTCGGCGACGCCAGCGTGGATGTCGTGCTGAGCCACCTGGCGCTCATGCTGATGGATGACGTGGAGACCGTCCTCGCGGAGATCCGTCGCGTGCTCAAGCCCGGGGGCACGCTGTCCATCGTCGTCAGCGGCGAGCTGGTTCGTGGCGAGTCGGTAGAGCTGTTCGCGGGGTTGTTGAAGCCCTTGCTGAGCGCGGAGGCCTCCCCTCCCGTGCCGCTGGGGGACCCCCGGGTCCGCTCCATCACGGGGCTGCGGGCGCTCCTGGGCGAGGGGTTCGTGGACGTCGAAGCGCACTCCCTCGCGGTCCAGGGTGATGGGATGCCGCACGCCGTCTGGGAGTCCCTGCTCACCACCTACGACGCGGACCGCTTGTCCGCCGCGGCCCAGGACTCGCTCCAGGCCGCGTTCCTCCAGGCCGTGGAGCCGCTGCGCCGCGCGGATGGCAGCGTGCCCTGTCGGTGGGGCATGCGTCAGGTGACGGCGACGGCCTCGCGATAG